A single region of the Acidobacteriota bacterium genome encodes:
- a CDS encoding NADH-quinone oxidoreductase subunit A has translation MTNVIGLLLQTQTPTSSTKAPIYGYIPIIIFFLIAALLPVVLLFVSRLLHRRVFERQKLMPYECGIDPIGDARDRFSVRFYIVAMLFLVFDVEVVFLFPWAVIYDKLALFGLIEMLIFIGILVIGYYYAWRKGALEWA, from the coding sequence ATGACAAACGTAATCGGTTTATTGCTCCAGACACAAACACCAACCTCTTCAACCAAAGCGCCGATTTATGGCTATATTCCCATTATTATCTTTTTCCTGATTGCCGCCTTGTTGCCGGTGGTGTTGCTTTTCGTCTCCAGACTTCTGCATCGACGGGTCTTCGAGCGCCAGAAACTGATGCCCTATGAATGCGGCATTGACCCGATTGGCGATGCCCGTGACCGGTTTTCAGTGCGCTTTTATATCGTCGCTATGCTGTTTCTGGTCTTCGACGTCGAAGTGGTTTTTCTGTTTCCCTGGGCGGTCATTTACGACAAGCTGGCGCTTTTCGGGTTGATTGAAATGCTCATCTTTATCGGCATTCTGGTTATCGGTTATTATTATGCCTGGCGCAAGGGCGCACTCGAATGGGCGTAA
- the nuoB gene encoding NADH-quinone oxidoreductase subunit NuoB: MAKEEIVESSSGIITSTVDAVFNWARASALWPMTFGLACCAIEMMATGASRFDLDRFGAGVFRPSPRQSDLMIVAGTPTLKMAPVIKRVWDQMPEPKWCIAMGACASTGGPFPTYSTLQGVDRIVPVDVYIPGCPPRPEALIYGLMRLQDKIMQEHPTRYVFFQGDVSEEEVEGAEAVTA; the protein is encoded by the coding sequence ATGGCAAAAGAAGAAATTGTTGAATCTTCGAGCGGGATTATTACTTCAACCGTTGATGCGGTGTTTAATTGGGCGCGCGCCTCGGCGCTCTGGCCGATGACCTTTGGGCTTGCCTGTTGCGCCATTGAGATGATGGCGACCGGCGCTTCACGTTTCGATTTAGACCGATTCGGAGCAGGGGTATTTCGTCCGAGTCCGCGTCAATCCGATTTGATGATTGTCGCAGGAACGCCGACACTCAAAATGGCACCGGTCATCAAGCGCGTCTGGGATCAGATGCCGGAACCGAAATGGTGCATTGCGATGGGCGCTTGTGCATCGACGGGCGGGCCGTTTCCGACCTATTCGACCTTGCAAGGCGTTGACCGCATCGTTCCCGTCGATGTCTACATTCCGGGTTGTCCGCCGCGCCCCGAAGCTTTGATTTACGGCTTGATGCGTTTGCAGGACAAAATCATGCAGGAGCATCCGACGCGTTACGTTTTCTTTCAGGGCGATGTCAGCGAGGAAGAGGTCGAGGGCGCGGAAGCGGTGACCGCTTAA
- a CDS encoding SAM-dependent methyltransferase, whose amino-acid sequence MSDTTALEKKIIERINRDGAMSFRDFMQLALYDAELGYYNTERLKIGATGDYYTSSNVHPAFGAILAQVFVRLWKDLSSDNPENANSEYLESDTASPLNLVEMGAGTGQLAFDVLSALRDEHAEGFARANYTIIEQSPVMRARQQEKLNDFSERVCWQTFAALKPTAGIFFSNELVDAMPVHRLRFTGETVEELYVIVVDESHHQRLAVVWGALSKPQLVEYLKRSQAKFFQGQMIEVNLDAIHWLWEVSRVMEKGFLVTLDYGDLAPHLYSVERLEGTLRCFYRHTLRDNPLERIGEQDLTASVNFSALIDYGKDFGFEQVSYERQTNFLFRNGLIERIAAMETGDTIDDLQKRLAIKNLFVPGGVSDNFRVLVQRKP is encoded by the coding sequence ATGAGCGACACAACCGCACTCGAAAAAAAAATAATCGAACGCATCAACCGCGACGGCGCAATGAGCTTTCGCGATTTTATGCAACTGGCGCTTTATGATGCGGAACTTGGCTATTACAACACCGAGCGGTTGAAGATTGGCGCAACCGGTGATTATTACACCTCAAGCAATGTCCACCCGGCATTCGGCGCAATCCTCGCGCAAGTCTTCGTTCGGTTGTGGAAAGACCTCAGTAGTGACAACCCTGAAAATGCGAACAGCGAATATCTTGAGAGCGATACTGCCTCACCCTTGAACCTCGTTGAAATGGGCGCGGGAACCGGGCAACTGGCATTCGATGTTTTAAGCGCCTTGCGTGATGAACACGCCGAAGGGTTTGCGCGCGCGAATTACACGATTATTGAACAAAGTCCGGTGATGCGCGCCAGACAACAGGAAAAGTTGAATGATTTCAGCGAGCGGGTTTGCTGGCAAACCTTTGCCGCGTTAAAGCCGACCGCCGGAATTTTCTTTTCCAATGAACTGGTTGATGCGATGCCTGTGCATCGCTTGCGCTTTACCGGCGAAACCGTCGAAGAACTTTATGTAATCGTAGTTGACGAATCGCATCACCAACGTCTCGCCGTTGTCTGGGGCGCGCTTTCAAAACCGCAACTGGTTGAATATCTCAAACGTTCGCAGGCGAAATTTTTTCAAGGGCAAATGATCGAAGTCAATCTCGATGCCATTCACTGGTTGTGGGAAGTTTCCCGCGTGATGGAAAAAGGTTTTTTAGTGACCCTTGATTACGGCGACCTCGCGCCGCATCTCTATTCGGTTGAACGCCTGGAAGGCACGCTCAGATGTTTTTACCGGCACACCTTGCGCGATAATCCGCTGGAACGTATTGGTGAACAAGACCTCACTGCCAGCGTCAATTTTTCGGCGCTGATTGATTACGGGAAAGATTTCGGATTTGAACAGGTGAGTTACGAACGACAGACCAATTTTCTCTTTCGCAATGGGTTGATTGAACGCATCGCGGCAATGGAAACGGGCGACACGATTGATGATTTACAGAAACGCCTGGCGATAAAAAATCTCTTTGTGCCCGGCGGCGTGAGCGATAATTTCCGCGTACTGGTTCAACGGAAACCTTAG
- the malQ gene encoding 4-alpha-glucanotransferase, whose protein sequence is MRFPRLSGILLHPTSLPNRFGIGDLGDEAYRFIDFLAASEQSLWQVLPLGPTGYGDSPYQCFSAFAGNPLLVSPEQLVAEGLLDKQDLRGVPKFPVEKIDFGWVIPYKMGLLERAYSNFKKSTDTDLRAAFLAFRQEAAPWLDDYALFRALKDQHKGVAWNKWKPQYALRDAKAINEAREKLHDKIEAHRFFQFLFFKEWRALKNYCHDKGIKIIGDVPIFIAYDSADVWTNPELFKLDAKGRPLVVAGVPPDYFSKTGQLWGNPIYNWEKMQATKFQWWIERLQATFNTVDIVRIDHFRGFCATWEVPARDKTAKNGRWVEVPGKALFTRLNEMLGELPIIAEDLGVITPDVEALRDGFGFPGMRIFQFAFRDRANIDLPHNYIPHSVAYTGTHDNDTAVGWFNSKAGEGSTRSAEQIAAEKRFCMDYLNTRGKAIHWDFIRAVLASVADTAIIPMQDILGLGSEARMNLPASQQGNWQWRYKANALNEHLSNRLNHLTELYVRNRA, encoded by the coding sequence ATGCGTTTTCCTAGACTCAGTGGCATTTTACTTCATCCGACATCTTTACCGAACCGTTTCGGCATTGGCGATTTAGGCGACGAAGCCTATCGTTTTATCGATTTTCTTGCGGCAAGCGAACAAAGCCTCTGGCAAGTTTTACCGCTGGGACCCACAGGTTATGGCGACTCGCCTTATCAATGTTTTTCCGCTTTTGCCGGAAATCCCTTGCTGGTTAGCCCTGAACAACTCGTCGCCGAAGGCTTGCTCGATAAGCAGGATTTGCGCGGCGTGCCGAAATTCCCCGTTGAAAAAATCGATTTCGGCTGGGTGATTCCTTACAAAATGGGATTACTTGAGCGAGCCTACAGCAATTTCAAAAAATCAACCGACACCGACCTGCGCGCAGCCTTTCTGGCGTTCAGACAGGAAGCCGCCCCCTGGCTTGATGATTATGCATTGTTTCGCGCCCTGAAAGACCAGCATAAAGGCGTCGCCTGGAATAAGTGGAAACCGCAATACGCTTTGCGCGACGCCAAAGCCATCAATGAGGCGCGCGAGAAATTACACGATAAAATCGAAGCCCATCGCTTTTTTCAATTTCTGTTTTTCAAGGAGTGGCGGGCGCTCAAAAATTATTGTCATGACAAAGGCATCAAAATCATCGGCGATGTGCCGATTTTTATCGCTTATGATTCCGCAGATGTGTGGACTAATCCTGAGTTGTTCAAACTCGACGCCAAGGGCAGACCTTTGGTGGTCGCCGGCGTGCCGCCCGATTATTTCAGCAAGACCGGGCAACTCTGGGGCAATCCGATTTACAACTGGGAGAAGATGCAGGCGACAAAATTCCAGTGGTGGATTGAGCGATTGCAGGCGACATTCAACACGGTTGACATCGTTCGCATAGACCATTTTCGCGGCTTCTGCGCGACCTGGGAAGTTCCGGCGCGCGATAAGACCGCCAAGAACGGGCGCTGGGTCGAAGTTCCCGGCAAAGCGTTGTTCACGAGATTAAATGAAATGCTGGGTGAACTCCCGATCATCGCCGAAGATTTAGGCGTGATAACGCCCGATGTTGAAGCCTTGCGCGACGGTTTCGGTTTTCCTGGTATGCGGATTTTTCAATTCGCCTTTCGCGACCGCGCCAACATCGATTTGCCGCACAATTATATTCCGCATTCGGTCGCTTATACGGGAACCCATGACAATGACACGGCGGTCGGTTGGTTTAACAGCAAGGCGGGTGAAGGTTCAACCCGCAGCGCCGAACAGATCGCCGCCGAAAAGCGATTCTGTATGGATTATTTGAACACTCGCGGCAAAGCGATTCACTGGGATTTCATTCGCGCCGTACTTGCGTCGGTTGCCGATACGGCAATTATTCCGATGCAGGATATTCTGGGACTGGGTTCCGAAGCGCGAATGAATCTGCCCGCCAGTCAGCAGGGCAACTGGCAATGGCGTTATAAAGCCAATGCCTTGAATGAACACTTGAGCAACCGGTTAAACCATTTGACGGAGTTATATGTTCGCAACCGCGCATAA
- a CDS encoding TPM domain-containing protein yields the protein MINPVIKKALLLFALVLSVAAANFAQISKLQFPQSSGYVNDFANKLNPQTRQSLENLLTNFRNRANIEITVVTIPFEQMNDYPIEDYTLELGRRWGVGKASNEPAAVLLVAIKEKGSDGMYHGGTRLEISRHLEGDVPDGLAGELIRRMRVDFQKGNFDGALNTGVQTILATIAEKRGISMEGIDTNAVYRPRTRRPSTGISPSTIIFMIIVFFVVMAILSRFGRGGGGGGGYRRRGSDWWVGPVIWSGGGSGWGGSGSSSDSGGGWGGFGGGGDFGGGGASDSW from the coding sequence ATGATAAATCCGGTAATCAAAAAAGCGCTGTTGTTATTTGCCCTGGTTCTGTCGGTTGCCGCTGCGAATTTCGCGCAAATCTCGAAGTTGCAATTTCCCCAGTCGAGTGGATATGTCAATGATTTTGCCAATAAACTCAATCCGCAAACCCGGCAATCGCTTGAAAACCTGCTCACCAATTTTCGCAATCGAGCAAATATCGAAATCACTGTAGTGACCATTCCCTTCGAGCAGATGAACGATTATCCGATTGAAGATTACACGCTCGAACTCGGCAGACGTTGGGGCGTCGGCAAGGCGTCCAACGAACCGGCGGCAGTGTTGTTGGTTGCCATCAAAGAAAAAGGCAGCGATGGCATGTATCATGGCGGCACGCGGCTTGAAATCAGCCGCCATCTTGAAGGCGATGTGCCCGACGGGCTTGCCGGTGAATTGATTCGGCGAATGCGTGTCGATTTTCAAAAAGGCAATTTTGACGGCGCATTAAATACCGGCGTGCAAACCATCCTTGCAACCATTGCCGAAAAACGCGGCATTTCGATGGAAGGCATCGACACCAACGCGGTCTATCGCCCACGAACGCGGCGACCATCAACCGGCATTTCACCCTCGACCATCATCTTTATGATAATCGTCTTTTTTGTGGTGATGGCGATTTTGAGCCGCTTCGGGCGCGGGGGTGGCGGCGGTGGCGGTTACCGGCGTCGCGGTTCGGATTGGTGGGTCGGTCCGGTCATCTGGAGCGGCGGCGGGTCAGGCTGGGGTGGTTCCGGCAGTTCCAGCGATTCAGGCGGCGGTTGGGGCGGATTTGGCGGCGGCGGCGATTTCGGCGGCGGCGGCGCAAGCGATAGTTGGTAA
- a CDS encoding LOG family protein, whose protein sequence is MTDLLNDKMPPLAYLNDDFLKSSEARALRILSEYLEPRARLRRFNLRDTIVFFGSARSVAPDIAEARLAELQKQNDDSPEYQDRIAKAEQLVHLSRYYQDAVDLARRITEWSKSLTGQHHFIICSGGSGGMMEAANRGASLARGKTIGLNIELPHEQDVNKYVSRELVFNFHYFFMRKFWFVYPAKALIAFPGGFGTMDELFEVLTLIQTKKPGKTMPVLLFGKTFWDEVINFDALVKWGVVSPQDLDIFFKTDSVDEAFEYVTGKLEKLYLSDKGLEEVKLT, encoded by the coding sequence ATGACGGATTTGCTGAATGACAAAATGCCGCCGCTGGCATATTTGAATGACGATTTTTTGAAAAGCTCGGAAGCCCGAGCCTTGCGAATTCTTTCGGAGTATCTGGAACCGCGCGCCCGTTTGCGCCGCTTCAACCTGCGCGACACCATCGTCTTTTTCGGCTCAGCGCGTTCGGTCGCGCCTGACATCGCCGAGGCGCGTCTTGCAGAACTGCAAAAACAAAACGACGATTCGCCTGAATATCAAGACCGGATTGCCAAAGCCGAGCAACTCGTTCACCTGTCGCGTTACTATCAGGATGCGGTTGACCTGGCGCGACGCATCACCGAATGGTCTAAAAGTTTAACCGGACAACATCACTTCATTATCTGTTCGGGTGGGTCGGGCGGCATGATGGAAGCCGCCAATCGCGGCGCTTCACTGGCGCGCGGCAAAACCATCGGCTTGAATATCGAATTGCCGCACGAACAGGATGTGAATAAATACGTTTCGCGTGAGTTGGTTTTCAACTTTCACTATTTTTTCATGCGCAAATTCTGGTTCGTTTACCCGGCGAAAGCCTTGATTGCCTTTCCTGGCGGTTTCGGCACGATGGATGAACTCTTTGAAGTGCTCACCTTGATACAAACCAAAAAGCCCGGCAAAACCATGCCGGTGTTATTATTCGGCAAAACCTTCTGGGATGAAGTGATTAATTTTGACGCGCTGGTGAAATGGGGGGTCGTCAGCCCGCAAGACCTCGACATTTTCTTCAAAACCGATTCGGTTGATGAAGCCTTTGAATACGTGACCGGAAAACTCGAAAAACTTTATCTCTCGGACAAAGGACTCGAAGAAGTGAAATTGACTTAA
- a CDS encoding urease accessory protein UreH, protein MNESVIAILSLGFIYGLRHALDADHLVAVSTIVSEHKSLWRSSLIGTFWGLGHTASLLGVGIVVLLLKISIPKHIEPWMEMPVALMLIALGGLAVWQAFRNQAVSIHSHIHEHNSEGEHSHVHIHLQNQHNHQHHLIRIGRKPFLVGMVHGFAGSAALMLIALTTVPTVALGLAYIAIFGIGSVGGMLLMSAMIGLPFVATAEKFASFNRAIRIVAGLFSIGFGLYLAWNLLHEIFTLSS, encoded by the coding sequence ATGAATGAAAGTGTTATTGCCATATTATCCCTGGGATTTATTTACGGGCTGCGGCACGCCCTGGATGCAGACCATCTGGTCGCCGTTTCAACCATCGTCAGCGAACATAAAAGCCTCTGGCGCTCGTCGCTGATTGGCACCTTCTGGGGGCTTGGTCACACGGCATCTCTGCTTGGCGTTGGCATCGTGGTTTTGTTGCTGAAAATTTCGATTCCGAAACATATCGAACCGTGGATGGAAATGCCCGTGGCGTTGATGTTAATTGCGCTTGGCGGGCTTGCCGTCTGGCAGGCTTTTCGCAATCAGGCAGTGAGCATTCACTCCCACATCCACGAGCACAACAGCGAAGGCGAACATTCACACGTTCACATCCATTTGCAGAACCAGCACAATCATCAGCATCATCTCATACGCATCGGTCGCAAACCCTTTCTGGTCGGGATGGTTCACGGTTTTGCAGGCAGCGCGGCGTTAATGTTGATTGCCTTGACCACAGTCCCAACTGTGGCGCTCGGTTTGGCTTACATCGCGATATTTGGCATCGGTTCGGTTGGCGGCATGCTGCTGATGAGCGCCATGATTGGTTTGCCGTTTGTTGCCACCGCAGAAAAATTCGCGTCGTTTAATCGCGCGATTCGCATCGTGGCGGGACTCTTTAGCATCGGTTTCGGTTTATATTTAGCCTGGAATTTACTGCACGAAATTTTTACGCTTTCATCTTAA